From one Luteolibacter sp. SL250 genomic stretch:
- the tssG gene encoding type VI secretion system baseplate subunit TssG yields MAIPTQSSDDLERARARGFIEASGGDPCQTDFFAFVRWIEGLLPNMPRVGEGRHLSDDVLVFHQTLHLGFAPATVREVKSLPERGTGGPVGEVSGYFLGLLGPSGPLPLSLTEYVWARSQGVPHPDRIAPVTNAQVSVHRRDTSLEDFLNIFNHRFISFLYRAWASCRKTVDYDRPEEANYPRFIGSLFGLGMDSLRGRQHLNDEAKTYFAGHLSNPSRHPEGLASVAADYFSTRAEIIENVGRWLDIPDNEQCVLGAPQMTTLGSGIVIGGRMWDRQLHFCLRLGPMPMATYRKLFPGEESLAALKDLVKFYTHRELFAEVQLVLDYRDYPGCALGSGARLGLSSWLHSSPPARDLDNLHIELQ; encoded by the coding sequence ATGGCCATCCCAACCCAGAGTTCAGATGACCTGGAACGCGCCCGCGCCCGGGGATTCATCGAGGCATCCGGAGGGGATCCGTGCCAGACGGATTTCTTTGCCTTTGTACGCTGGATCGAGGGACTGCTTCCCAACATGCCCCGTGTGGGTGAAGGCCGGCATTTGTCGGACGATGTTCTGGTCTTCCACCAGACGCTGCACCTCGGCTTCGCACCGGCGACGGTGAGGGAGGTGAAATCCCTCCCGGAACGCGGGACCGGCGGCCCGGTCGGTGAAGTGTCCGGTTACTTTCTCGGCCTGTTGGGACCGTCCGGACCACTACCGCTGTCGCTAACCGAGTATGTGTGGGCACGCAGCCAGGGCGTCCCGCATCCTGACCGGATCGCCCCGGTCACGAACGCCCAGGTATCCGTCCACCGGCGGGATACCAGCCTCGAGGACTTCCTCAACATCTTCAACCACCGCTTCATTTCATTCCTCTACCGTGCATGGGCATCCTGCCGGAAGACGGTGGACTACGACCGCCCGGAGGAAGCGAACTACCCGCGCTTCATCGGCTCACTTTTCGGACTGGGGATGGACAGCCTCCGCGGGCGCCAGCATCTCAACGATGAGGCGAAGACCTATTTCGCGGGACATCTGTCGAATCCCAGCCGTCATCCGGAAGGCCTTGCGTCCGTGGCGGCCGATTATTTTTCGACCCGCGCGGAGATCATCGAAAACGTGGGCCGCTGGCTGGACATCCCGGACAACGAGCAGTGCGTCCTCGGCGCGCCTCAGATGACCACGCTCGGATCCGGCATCGTCATCGGGGGCCGCATGTGGGACCGGCAACTTCACTTCTGCCTCCGTCTGGGACCGATGCCGATGGCGACCTACAGGAAGCTCTTTCCGGGTGAGGAGTCGCTGGCGGCGCTGAAGGACCTCGTGAAATTCTACACCCACCGGGAACTCTTCGCCGAAGTCCAACTGGTGCTGGATTACCGGGACTATCCCGGTTGTGCATTGGGATCAGGTGCCCGCCTCGGCCTGAGTTCCTGGCTCCACAGCTCCCCACCGGCCCGCGACCTGGACAACCTGCACATCGAACTCCAGTAA
- the tssF gene encoding type VI secretion system baseplate subunit TssF — MNETFLGYFEDELRHIREVAGEFGTMHPLVAGQLRLRNDGCDDPFVERLLEGFAFLAARVHQKLDADFPVFTQSLLETIYPAMLCPVPSMGIVELQGDAALTVPLTVPRGSMLTGHLGPDADTRCEFRTAQEVTIHPIRIARDPQGRPRYFDRDLDLLQLPSSAPAKAALRLRLDLHPDAGFFSDQTSLDELTFFVRGDLGGAGRILEELFSHGTHLFISSGAYPAKILKTFTLGDRDGVKIVPGGFSKDEALLHADTRVFEGYRLLREYMGMPQRFLFFKIQGLRAAFAGLEKTSVDLIIGFKRSAAELANLIRPETFVLNATPLVNLFERRADQISVDSGRSDFHLVVDRTKPLHHEILLVNEVTGITGGTSEKTRFLPFYRCGAGEPGAKSFFSIRRAPRLSTGREKREGPSSRYAGSEIYISLVDGNSAPYREDIDALSVKVLCSNRHLPLSMPIEGRDTDLLPDAGLALAAVRWIIPPTPPMDSLAHGSEAWRFISHLSLNYLSLVEDSGGGTAALRDLLRIYVPSGMEDVYEWIEGITSVTSAPVIRRMPGGGPVAFQRGLAVDITFDDRRFAGASAFLCGMVLARFLAHHVTINSFVETSLHSTTRGKLITWPPLTGTRSLA, encoded by the coding sequence ATGAACGAAACTTTCCTCGGTTATTTTGAAGACGAGCTCCGCCACATCCGCGAAGTGGCCGGTGAGTTCGGCACCATGCACCCACTGGTGGCCGGCCAGTTGCGACTGAGAAACGATGGATGCGACGATCCGTTCGTGGAGCGCCTGCTCGAAGGCTTCGCTTTCCTCGCCGCCCGGGTCCACCAGAAGCTCGACGCGGATTTCCCGGTTTTCACCCAGTCGCTGCTTGAGACGATCTATCCGGCGATGCTGTGCCCGGTGCCATCCATGGGTATCGTGGAGCTGCAGGGGGACGCTGCTTTGACTGTGCCGTTGACCGTACCGCGGGGTTCCATGTTGACCGGACATCTGGGCCCGGATGCGGACACCCGGTGCGAGTTCCGCACGGCTCAGGAGGTGACGATCCATCCCATCCGCATCGCCCGTGATCCGCAGGGGAGACCCCGCTACTTCGACCGGGATCTGGACCTGCTGCAGCTTCCCTCGAGTGCCCCGGCAAAGGCGGCGCTCCGGCTCCGGCTGGATCTGCATCCGGATGCCGGTTTCTTCAGCGACCAGACTTCACTCGACGAGCTGACCTTTTTCGTCCGCGGCGACCTGGGTGGAGCAGGGCGGATTCTGGAAGAACTTTTCTCCCATGGCACCCACCTTTTCATCTCCTCCGGCGCCTATCCGGCGAAGATCCTCAAGACGTTCACGCTCGGCGACCGGGATGGCGTGAAGATCGTGCCCGGAGGTTTCTCAAAGGATGAAGCCCTGCTGCATGCGGATACACGGGTGTTCGAAGGTTACCGCCTGCTGCGCGAGTACATGGGGATGCCCCAGCGCTTCCTGTTTTTCAAGATCCAGGGTCTTCGCGCAGCCTTCGCCGGGTTGGAAAAAACCTCCGTCGATCTCATCATCGGCTTCAAGCGGTCCGCTGCGGAACTCGCGAATCTGATACGTCCGGAAACCTTCGTGTTGAATGCGACCCCCTTGGTCAATCTGTTCGAAAGACGGGCGGACCAGATTTCCGTAGACTCCGGGCGTTCCGATTTCCACCTGGTGGTGGACCGTACCAAGCCCCTCCACCACGAGATCCTGCTGGTGAACGAGGTGACCGGCATCACCGGTGGCACCTCCGAGAAGACCCGTTTCCTGCCGTTCTACCGCTGTGGAGCCGGGGAGCCGGGAGCGAAATCCTTCTTCTCCATCCGTCGCGCACCGCGCCTGAGCACCGGCCGGGAGAAACGGGAGGGACCATCCTCACGCTACGCTGGCTCGGAGATCTACATCTCCCTCGTTGACGGGAACAGCGCGCCCTACCGGGAAGACATCGATGCCCTCTCGGTGAAGGTGCTCTGCTCCAACCGCCACCTGCCCCTCTCGATGCCCATCGAAGGGCGCGATACCGACTTGCTCCCTGACGCGGGTCTGGCGCTGGCGGCGGTACGCTGGATCATCCCCCCCACCCCTCCGATGGACAGCCTGGCCCACGGAAGCGAGGCCTGGCGTTTCATCAGCCATCTGTCACTGAACTATCTCTCTCTGGTGGAAGACTCCGGCGGCGGCACGGCCGCCCTGCGGGACCTGCTGCGGATCTACGTGCCCTCCGGCATGGAAGATGTCTACGAGTGGATCGAGGGGATCACCTCGGTCACCTCCGCTCCGGTGATCCGGAGGATGCCGGGAGGCGGCCCCGTTGCCTTCCAGCGGGGGCTTGCGGTGGACATCACCTTTGATGATCGCCGATTCGCCGGTGCCAGCGCGTTCCTCTGCGGGATGGTTCTGGCGCGCTTCCTGGCGCACCATGTGACCATCAACTCCTTTGTTGAAACATCCCTTCACAGCACGACCCGCGGAAAGCTGATCACCTGGCCGCCGCTCACCGGGACCCGATCCCTCGCCTGA
- the tssE gene encoding type VI secretion system baseplate subunit TssE translates to MKTSFREELTLPSLFWRIDEAEQSRYARGASLAVYRADVLRNLRWLLNASSARSEDPIWNFPGAAASVLNFGVAPYSGRIGSSMDMDEMASSIREAILHFEPRIIPSTLEVERIGDQYDDEGNSVAFRISGSIWAQPVPERFTMETAVDTTSGAWSFDS, encoded by the coding sequence GTGAAAACGTCGTTCCGCGAAGAGCTGACACTGCCTTCCCTTTTCTGGAGGATCGATGAGGCGGAGCAGTCCCGGTACGCGCGGGGTGCATCTCTGGCGGTCTACCGTGCGGATGTACTGCGGAACCTTCGCTGGCTCCTCAATGCTTCTTCCGCCCGTTCGGAGGACCCTATCTGGAACTTCCCGGGCGCGGCGGCTTCGGTACTCAATTTCGGCGTCGCCCCTTATTCCGGGCGGATCGGTTCCTCCATGGACATGGATGAGATGGCGTCCTCGATCCGTGAGGCGATCCTCCACTTCGAGCCCCGCATCATTCCTTCCACACTGGAGGTCGAGCGCATCGGGGACCAGTATGACGATGAGGGCAACTCGGTCGCGTTCCGCATCAGTGGCAGCATCTGGGCCCAGCCGGTTCCAGAGCGGTTCACCATGGAAACCGCCGTCGACACCACTTCCGGAGCTTGGTCTTTCGACTCCTGA
- a CDS encoding type VI secretion system accessory protein TagJ — protein MFAIHGEWSRAAEQLENALQLGGDPGLAVYLIILKTISGRDEVLRGLADPHFPACDSIPDWYPGWKAALEALHGGSPEPLAAAAADRADALDTITGFNEEYEFEGFRNCDTRLCGVFEGIFEGKYSWLPFEQVLRIAVPARPEMLHDLLWLPVMIHLRKGAPLKGYLFSTYPGTAGRSDDAARLARDTGWDERFDTVDVGFGTQLFALGAEVVPVFSLGQCCLGDLPDATPASPVEP, from the coding sequence TTGTTCGCCATTCATGGCGAATGGAGCAGGGCTGCGGAGCAGTTGGAAAACGCCCTGCAGCTCGGCGGAGATCCGGGCCTGGCGGTGTATCTGATCATCCTCAAGACGATCTCCGGACGAGATGAGGTGTTGAGAGGTCTGGCGGATCCCCATTTCCCCGCGTGTGACAGCATACCGGACTGGTATCCCGGCTGGAAAGCCGCGCTGGAGGCACTGCACGGAGGCTCTCCGGAGCCGTTGGCCGCAGCCGCCGCGGACCGCGCCGATGCCCTGGACACCATCACCGGATTCAATGAGGAATATGAATTCGAAGGCTTCCGGAATTGTGACACGCGGTTGTGCGGTGTCTTCGAAGGGATTTTTGAAGGGAAGTATTCATGGCTGCCTTTCGAGCAGGTTCTGCGCATCGCGGTTCCCGCACGTCCGGAAATGCTCCACGACCTGCTCTGGCTGCCGGTGATGATCCACCTGCGCAAGGGAGCCCCCTTGAAAGGCTATCTATTTTCCACCTACCCGGGCACCGCCGGGCGGAGTGACGACGCTGCCAGGCTTGCCAGGGACACCGGTTGGGACGAACGGTTCGACACCGTGGACGTGGGGTTCGGCACCCAGCTTTTCGCACTCGGGGCCGAGGTGGTTCCGGTGTTTTCATTGGGCCAGTGCTGTCTCGGGGACCTACCGGACGCCACGCCCGCCTCCCCTGTTGAACCGTGA
- a CDS encoding type VI secretion system tube protein Hcp — MFDAYLKIDGIPGECEDKGHEQWIQLLSFSHGVQQLGTNLGGGGNRGSSGKAEHQHFSFTKYVDKASPKLNLHCSNGQNLKKVTVEICRQVDSRIAYLTYTFEPCLVSSVQIGGSTQGDDRPVEQVSFNYTKIEWKYTEVAKDNTPGGDTMAHWDLSTNTGG; from the coding sequence ATGTTTGACGCATATTTGAAAATCGACGGCATTCCCGGCGAGTGTGAGGACAAGGGCCACGAGCAGTGGATCCAGCTTCTCTCCTTCAGCCACGGAGTGCAGCAACTCGGCACCAACCTGGGTGGCGGCGGCAACCGCGGCTCCTCCGGCAAGGCCGAGCACCAGCACTTCAGCTTCACGAAGTACGTGGACAAGGCCAGTCCGAAGCTCAACCTCCATTGCAGCAACGGCCAGAACCTGAAGAAGGTGACCGTGGAAATCTGCCGTCAGGTGGACAGCCGCATCGCCTACCTCACCTACACCTTCGAGCCCTGCCTTGTCAGCAGCGTTCAGATCGGCGGTTCCACCCAGGGTGATGACCGTCCGGTGGAGCAGGTGAGCTTCAACTACACCAAGATCGAGTGGAAGTACACCGAGGTTGCCAAGGACAACACCCCTGGGGGCGACACCATGGCCCACTGGGATCTGTCCACCAACACCGGCGGCTGA
- the tssC gene encoding type VI secretion system contractile sheath large subunit produces MLSVVDALRPKSEEAKREIQDAVSTLFEHILGDYENISKETPEVLDKIERVIAEIDRRLTSQLNLILHHSDFQKLEGSWRGLHHLVSGTESSDQLKIKVINISKKEIYKQLKGKDRAGWDQTELFKKIYEEEYGTPGGQPFGVLIGDYEFGHTGPDVQVLRGMSKIAATAHAPFIAAASSELLGMESWTELPNPRDLRKVQDSVEHAAWRSLREDEDARYLGLAMPRFLARVPYGSKTEPVESFDFEEDTDGSDHTKYTWSNAAYAMGANINRAFYENGWTTQIRGLESGGIVENLPTHLFPTDDGGVDAKCPTEIAITDRREKELADIGLMPLSHYKNSDYACFFGAQSLKKPTKYLDADAQANENLSCRLPYLFSTCRFAHYLKCMVRDKIGSFMEQEEMQKWLTNWIMAYVLRGGGDESLKAKKPLADARVEVTSIEGDPGNYRAVFYLRPHFQLEGLTASLRLVSKLKQKSN; encoded by the coding sequence ATGCTCTCCGTCGTGGATGCCCTCCGGCCGAAATCCGAAGAAGCGAAGCGCGAGATCCAGGACGCTGTTTCCACCCTCTTCGAGCACATCCTCGGAGACTACGAGAACATCTCGAAGGAGACCCCTGAGGTTCTCGACAAGATCGAACGCGTCATCGCCGAGATCGACCGCCGCCTGACCTCCCAGCTCAATCTCATTCTCCATCATTCGGACTTCCAGAAACTGGAAGGTTCCTGGAGGGGGCTCCACCACCTGGTCAGCGGCACGGAATCGAGCGACCAGCTAAAGATCAAGGTCATCAACATCTCCAAGAAGGAGATCTACAAGCAGCTCAAGGGCAAGGACCGCGCCGGCTGGGACCAGACCGAGCTCTTCAAGAAGATCTACGAAGAGGAGTACGGCACCCCCGGCGGCCAACCGTTCGGCGTGCTGATCGGTGACTACGAATTCGGCCACACCGGTCCGGACGTGCAGGTACTCCGCGGCATGTCGAAGATCGCGGCAACCGCTCACGCCCCGTTCATCGCCGCCGCTTCCTCCGAGCTTCTCGGCATGGAAAGCTGGACGGAACTGCCGAACCCACGCGATCTGCGGAAGGTGCAGGACTCCGTGGAGCATGCCGCCTGGCGCAGCCTGCGCGAGGATGAGGATGCCCGCTACCTGGGCCTGGCCATGCCCCGATTCCTCGCCCGCGTTCCCTATGGCTCCAAGACGGAGCCGGTGGAAAGCTTCGACTTCGAGGAAGATACGGACGGCTCCGACCACACGAAATACACCTGGTCCAACGCGGCCTATGCCATGGGCGCCAACATCAACCGCGCGTTCTATGAGAACGGCTGGACCACGCAGATCCGCGGTCTGGAGAGCGGCGGTATCGTGGAGAATCTGCCCACCCACCTGTTCCCGACGGACGACGGCGGAGTGGACGCGAAGTGCCCCACGGAGATCGCCATCACCGACCGGCGCGAGAAGGAGCTGGCGGACATCGGACTGATGCCGTTGTCCCACTACAAGAACAGCGACTATGCCTGTTTCTTCGGTGCCCAGTCGCTCAAGAAGCCCACTAAGTATCTGGATGCCGACGCCCAGGCGAACGAGAATCTTTCCTGCCGCCTGCCCTATCTGTTCTCCACCTGCCGCTTCGCCCACTATCTGAAGTGCATGGTGCGCGACAAGATCGGCTCATTCATGGAGCAGGAGGAGATGCAGAAATGGCTGACGAACTGGATCATGGCCTACGTGCTCCGCGGCGGCGGCGACGAAAGCCTGAAAGCGAAGAAGCCCCTGGCCGATGCCCGGGTGGAGGTCACCTCCATCGAGGGCGACCCTGGGAACTACAGGGCGGTCTTCTACCTCCGGCCGCATTTCCAACTGGAAGGACTCACCGCTTCGCTGCGTCTGGTGTCCAAACTGAAGCAGAAATCAAACTGA
- the tssB gene encoding type VI secretion system contractile sheath small subunit, with translation MAKKTSSSQKLLPRKPRVQIEYDVEVGDALRQVELPWITGVMADLSGANAGELPELSKRKFSDVDADNFDAFLKDQKPRVTFAVDNLVAGEGRMGVDVTLESMADFSPDVFARKIGAEIIEIVITEEGKGSDKRYVFDSTNPHSAPFGESVASLDALSKEFIAYKIGEKAADLESSILPDPRNTKRWTLRIVKKGPLAKLLDARNRLKELLIKVDGKAGAQKALDELLQDKSVMEGLLKEQAPSSEAP, from the coding sequence ATGGCCAAGAAAACATCCAGCTCCCAGAAACTGCTCCCGCGGAAACCCCGTGTCCAAATCGAATATGACGTGGAGGTGGGTGACGCGCTCCGCCAGGTGGAACTGCCCTGGATCACGGGCGTGATGGCGGATCTTTCCGGTGCGAATGCCGGTGAACTGCCAGAGCTTTCCAAGCGGAAGTTCAGCGACGTCGATGCGGACAACTTCGACGCTTTCCTCAAGGACCAGAAGCCGCGCGTCACTTTTGCCGTCGACAATCTGGTGGCCGGAGAGGGCCGCATGGGCGTGGATGTGACGCTCGAATCCATGGCGGACTTCAGTCCGGATGTCTTTGCCCGCAAGATTGGCGCGGAGATCATCGAGATTGTCATCACGGAGGAAGGCAAGGGGTCCGACAAACGCTATGTGTTCGATTCCACGAATCCCCACAGCGCGCCGTTCGGGGAAAGCGTGGCTTCGTTGGATGCCCTTTCGAAGGAGTTCATCGCCTACAAGATCGGTGAAAAGGCCGCCGATCTGGAATCCTCGATCCTCCCCGATCCCCGGAACACGAAACGCTGGACGCTCCGGATCGTCAAGAAGGGCCCGCTTGCGAAACTGCTGGATGCCCGCAACCGGCTCAAGGAGCTCCTCATCAAGGTGGACGGCAAGGCCGGCGCCCAGAAGGCTCTCGACGAGCTGCTCCAGGACAAATCCGTGATGGAAGGCCTCCTGAAGGAACAAGCACCGTCTTCCGAAGCACCCTAA
- a CDS encoding type VI secretion system ImpA family N-terminal domain-containing protein — MALSLEQYLAPCVNQPPCGDDVWENIVLDSELGKTLDSIVGGLDRGMVGGERESQGTGDWAGLLMEVGAHFGNTKHLGLAYYATTASLRLSQLEGLVDGIVLFNQLLHRYWLQVHPVMEDGDPDERLSLISRLDTPVVISGIDEIIIAKGRRSGSYTFAQAESSLAGNPSPTLIEASINETLSEDPEFYDRLAAQCREIRHELNALRDTLQTHLGSPSLSLPLLEEKLGKFEGFLARSAVVTGGAAPATDGSPEGGDAATPAAAVQVAQPGEIRNRADVCRTIDQLIRFYRRTEPTSPVPYLLNRAKRVAMMDFIEIVKEFRLNGSPSIDDVFGPTEEITDSN, encoded by the coding sequence GTGGCATTATCCCTCGAACAATACCTCGCCCCATGTGTGAATCAGCCGCCATGCGGCGATGATGTTTGGGAGAACATTGTCCTCGACTCAGAACTTGGGAAAACGCTCGACAGCATCGTCGGCGGACTGGACCGGGGCATGGTGGGCGGAGAGCGTGAATCCCAGGGCACAGGCGACTGGGCGGGCCTGCTGATGGAGGTGGGAGCCCACTTCGGAAACACCAAACATCTGGGGCTGGCATACTATGCGACCACGGCAAGCCTGAGGCTCTCCCAACTTGAAGGTTTGGTGGACGGCATCGTCCTCTTCAACCAACTGCTGCACAGATACTGGCTTCAGGTCCATCCGGTGATGGAAGACGGGGATCCGGATGAAAGGTTATCCCTCATCTCCCGCCTGGACACACCTGTCGTCATCAGCGGGATCGATGAGATCATCATCGCAAAGGGAAGACGTTCCGGGAGTTATACATTCGCGCAGGCGGAGAGTTCCCTTGCGGGGAATCCATCCCCCACGCTCATCGAAGCCTCGATCAATGAAACATTGTCCGAGGATCCTGAATTCTATGACCGGCTCGCCGCCCAATGCCGCGAGATCCGCCACGAACTGAATGCCCTCCGCGACACGCTGCAGACCCATCTGGGCAGTCCGTCGCTGTCCCTTCCCCTTCTGGAGGAAAAGCTGGGCAAGTTCGAGGGCTTCCTCGCCCGGAGCGCGGTTGTAACCGGAGGGGCAGCCCCCGCGACCGATGGCTCCCCGGAAGGAGGGGATGCCGCAACCCCGGCAGCGGCCGTGCAGGTGGCGCAACCGGGCGAGATCCGCAACCGCGCGGATGTCTGCCGCACCATCGACCAACTCATCCGCTTCTACCGCCGGACGGAACCCACCAGTCCGGTGCCGTATCTGCTGAACCGCGCGAAGCGTGTGGCGATGATGGACTTCATCGAAATCGTCAAAGAATTCCGCCTGAACGGCAGTCCATCCATCGACGATGTCTTCGGACCGACCGAGGAGATCACCGACTCCAACTGA